One part of the Cyclobacteriaceae bacterium genome encodes these proteins:
- a CDS encoding RagB/SusD family nutrient uptake outer membrane protein — MKKSLYIIGILLSCTITSCDDFLEAPTKSSLDESIIFSTPGLAKGAVDGIKIPFAETNSYRGRYLPWYGMNTDIEWYNTSQTPGDNADLAVYNTKPNNSQMNTDNNAWAMMYMGIERANICIRGLRTYGNTGPGTELGHLLGEALTLRAVYYADLLKAWGDVPARFEPINSETIYLPKTNRDVIYKRLIADLGEAAELVPWPNETPGTTNVERVSKAFVKGLRARLCLAASGYSLYPDGVPGVIRRSNDPDLSVANMYAIALQECKDIIESGTVRLDPSFENLWRKYNEDVIAAGNESLWEIPFSDGRGRMLFTFAVRHNTNNQHHANGANRGGVAGPLPHIFYDFDEKDLRRNVTCVPYRYGNAVNGFARQELVNLNTWYFGKYRYEWMKRFVTSTNDDGVNKMYMRYAEVLLMAAEAANELQGPAAAAPYLKQIRRRAFNAADWPTKVDAYVDAFATKEAMFNAIVDEHKYEFCGEFERKQALIRWNLLKTKLDEAKAKMFALQGRTGAYADVPSTLYYKLASDDESLIIYGLNRGENQPQPAPEYSSFAWNNLNDTKINSLYLEGVNPDHRQFWPIWQYFLNTSNGQLVNDYGY, encoded by the coding sequence ATGAAAAAGTCACTCTATATCATCGGAATATTATTGAGTTGCACCATTACTTCGTGCGATGACTTTCTTGAGGCACCAACAAAATCATCGTTGGATGAATCCATTATTTTCTCCACACCCGGGCTGGCAAAGGGTGCTGTGGATGGAATTAAAATACCATTTGCTGAAACCAATTCATACCGTGGAAGGTATTTGCCCTGGTATGGTATGAATACAGATATTGAGTGGTACAATACATCCCAAACCCCTGGCGACAACGCGGACCTGGCTGTTTACAACACTAAGCCCAACAATTCGCAAATGAATACCGACAACAATGCATGGGCGATGATGTACATGGGTATTGAGCGTGCTAATATCTGTATTCGGGGTTTGCGTACGTATGGTAATACCGGACCAGGCACAGAACTCGGCCACTTATTAGGTGAAGCGCTAACCCTACGGGCTGTTTACTATGCCGATTTGCTGAAAGCCTGGGGCGATGTGCCGGCCAGGTTTGAACCGATTAACAGTGAAACAATCTATTTACCTAAAACCAATCGTGATGTAATTTATAAGAGACTGATTGCTGATTTAGGTGAAGCTGCTGAATTGGTACCATGGCCCAATGAAACCCCCGGCACGACAAATGTCGAGCGGGTAAGTAAAGCTTTTGTAAAAGGATTACGTGCCCGACTTTGTTTAGCGGCAAGCGGCTACTCATTATATCCTGATGGTGTACCCGGGGTTATTCGAAGAAGTAATGATCCTGATTTATCGGTAGCCAATATGTACGCCATTGCACTTCAGGAATGCAAGGACATAATCGAAAGCGGTACTGTTCGGCTTGATCCATCCTTTGAGAATTTATGGCGCAAATACAACGAAGATGTAATTGCAGCAGGTAACGAATCACTTTGGGAAATTCCATTTTCTGATGGTCGCGGAAGGATGCTCTTTACTTTTGCGGTTCGTCACAACACCAATAATCAACACCATGCCAACGGTGCTAACCGTGGTGGTGTTGCCGGACCGCTTCCCCATATTTTTTATGATTTTGATGAGAAAGATCTCCGGAGAAATGTAACCTGTGTTCCTTACCGGTATGGAAATGCAGTAAACGGTTTTGCCCGGCAGGAACTGGTCAATCTTAATACCTGGTATTTTGGCAAGTATCGTTATGAATGGATGAAACGTTTTGTAACATCCACCAACGATGATGGCGTAAATAAAATGTACATGCGGTATGCTGAGGTTTTGCTTATGGCCGCTGAAGCAGCCAACGAATTGCAGGGACCGGCAGCCGCTGCTCCCTATCTTAAACAAATAAGAAGACGCGCTTTCAATGCTGCCGACTGGCCGACAAAAGTTGATGCATATGTTGATGCCTTTGCTACGAAAGAAGCTATGTTCAATGCCATTGTTGATGAGCATAAATATGAATTTTGTGGCGAGTTTGAACGGAAGCAGGCTCTTATCCGGTGGAATTTGCTGAAAACTAAACTTGATGAAGCCAAAGCAAAGATGTTTGCCTTGCAGGGGCGTACCGGTGCGTATGCCGATGTTCCATCAACACTGTACTACAAGCTGGCAAGCGATGATGAATCGTTGATTATTTATGGGCTCAACCGGGGCGAGAATCAGCCACAACCTGCTCCCGAATATTCATCCTTTGCATGGAATAACCTGAATGATACTAAGATCAACTCCTTATACCTGGAAGGAGTTAACCCCGACCATAGGCAATTCTGGCCGATTTGGCAGTACTTCCTTAACACCAGTAACGGACAACTTGTAAATGACTATGGTTATTAA